The genomic interval TTTTCGAAATTCCATCCCGCTCTAAACAATCAAACAATTTTTCCAAGTCCACTCTGCTAATATCATTTGGATCATTATCAATTACCAATATTTTTAGACCCAATTCTTGTAATTTTCTTAACTTTTTTAAAGGTGCATTCTCTGTAACTGCAATCCTTGTTTCTATCTTCTTTGCGGTTCTTACTATAGTTGAATCTAAGGAAATTTTAGCCTTGCCGTCAACTATTATGCGTACCGGATTGCCTTTTGATAAATGGTTATGATCATTTATTTTCCTTCCTGGAATCTTTCTAGAAGTTAATAACGGATCGTCTTTAATTACTGTGGTAATACCTACCAAAATTGCATCTACCTCCGACCTTAATTTGTGAACCCGACGAAGATCCGACTCTGATGATATTTTAGTATCTCCTTTCCAGGTTGCTATTCTGCCGTCAATACTGGACGCTGCATTTAGTATTACTTTCATTTTGTTCGTCTTTAGATTAATTAAGGCAACTGTTCTCGCTAGTTAATTTGCCATTTATCATTATAGCTTTTATCTGTCTTTCTGTACATCTATTGACTATAGCCATATGTGGATCCAACATTGGGTATAAATCCAAATCGTACCTGTCTATGAACAATAAATCTGCTTGGTAGCCCCTCTTAATACATCCTGTATTCAGATTAAAAATTTTTCCTCCATTTACTGTTGCCATCTTTAGCACCTCTTTTGCAATAAGAAAGCTGGAATCTTTCTCAAAGGCCCTTTGACTCTTTATTAAAAAATCCATTTCTTTGAACATGTCTGGAGAATTGAGCATAACATTATCTGTTCCAATTCCTAGTATAAAATCGAGCTCAAGCATTTTTCTAATTGGTGTTAATCCTACTCCTAGGATACCATTAGCTCGTGGACAAATGACAATTTTTTTTCTATTTTTATGGAGTAACTTGAGGTCAAATTTTGTTGGATTGGTAACATGAATATATATATCTGGATCTAAAAGTTCCAATGTTCTTTTGATTTCAGTTTTTTTATATTTTTTTATTGACTCTTTTACAGTACTTTGTGCTTCAGCTGCGTGAATTGCAAGATATGGTTTTCTATATCTTTTTATAGGATTTGTATTTTTGGCATCATAATCATGAATGAGCTTATTATAGAGTGACAACATCGCATCAGAATTTTCGTTTGCTCCACTGATTCCAAACCCGTCACAATTATCTAAAATCAGATTACCATTCTCGATGATACTGTTTATTTGATTCTCTTTTCTATATGCCATTTCCTCTTTTTTTCTTAGCTCTGTCTCCCCCTTCACCTTAGTTGAAAAAAATGAACCTGTTTTATTTGAAATTAAAAGTCTATGGTTGGAATCTTTATGTAATTGATCTAAATCAGAATTATCATTGTATGATTTATTAAAGTCAATTCGACCTAAAATAACTCCTCTTATCGGTGTGTTACTAATTGCCTTATGTAGGAGGTTTATGCCTTCCAAACCACCTTCCCTAAAATCAACAAAGGTAGTTATTCCTTTATTTAACATAGAAAGGACCGTATTCCTCATCATTTGTACTAAATTGGGTTTTGGTGTCTTTTCCAAAATTGTTTTTTTGATACCATAGTGAGGATGTATTCGCTTGTTTATATCTGAATTGGCTCCAATGTCTTTTCCAATTGAATCTCCCATATGAATATGTGAATTTACAAAACCCGGTATGACGATAAAACCTTCTGCGTCAATTATTTTAGTTTCGCGAGTTTTAGTAGCAAAATCAACTACAGGATTAATAGCTCGGTCTATTGATTTTCTTATTACTTTTTCTATTATCCCGTGCTCGTTTACAATGATTGATCCTCTTTTAATTATTTCCAGTTCTTCGCCATAAAGGATTTGGGGATTTACTATTACTGTCTTTCTCAACTTGATTCAAAAACATTTAGCGTCTTGCCGTTTTTTCTATATTCTCTTATCTGATCTAATGATTTAGTGGCAAACTTTGCTGCTGTTCTAGCATTATTTCCATTTCCAATTCCACAGTTGAGCTTTATACTAAAAGACTTCATTATTCCATTGATTATTGTTGTAATTTTACTAATATTAAGATCATTATTGGCAACTACCATGAAATTATCTCCGCCCAAAAAAAATGTCAAGCTGTCTTCTTTTAAAAACAAATCTGAAATTTGTAATTGAAGCTTTAGTAATAGATTTGTAATCTCATATGTAGAAAGATTTTTGGTCATAGAAGTAGAACTATCTACATCAATGTGTATAATTTTCAAATCTTTGATATCTTTATCATTTTGATTTGAAATCTGGCCAATCCTGCTGTTTCTGTTTTTTTGGTAACTATTACCTTGTAAGCCATGTTCTTTTTCGATTGCAAAAATGCTATCAATTGACGAATTATTTTTCTCTTTCCTGATTTTGCGTATTTTTTTATCTGAATCTAAGGGAGTTTTTCCAATTCCTATAGTCATAGAAAGTTTTATTTTTTTATTTTTCTTTGAAATCTTGTCGAGAATTTCCTTGTGATCTTGTAAGGTTATCTGATTGGTAACCGCAACAAATTCATCGAAGCGATTGGAAAATACTAGTCCATTCTTTGCTGAAAAGTATTCTTGTAAATCTGCATAAATCAAAGCCTG from Candidatus Nitrosocosmicus hydrocola carries:
- a CDS encoding amidohydrolase family protein, producing MRKTVIVNPQILYGEELEIIKRGSIIVNEHGIIEKVIRKSIDRAINPVVDFATKTRETKIIDAEGFIVIPGFVNSHIHMGDSIGKDIGANSDINKRIHPHYGIKKTILEKTPKPNLVQMMRNTVLSMLNKGITTFVDFREGGLEGINLLHKAISNTPIRGVILGRIDFNKSYNDNSDLDQLHKDSNHRLLISNKTGSFFSTKVKGETELRKKEEMAYRKENQINSIIENGNLILDNCDGFGISGANENSDAMLSLYNKLIHDYDAKNTNPIKRYRKPYLAIHAAEAQSTVKESIKKYKKTEIKRTLELLDPDIYIHVTNPTKFDLKLLHKNRKKIVICPRANGILGVGLTPIRKMLELDFILGIGTDNVMLNSPDMFKEMDFLIKSQRAFEKDSSFLIAKEVLKMATVNGGKIFNLNTGCIKRGYQADLLFIDRYDLDLYPMLDPHMAIVNRCTERQIKAIMINGKLTSENSCLN
- a CDS encoding GTP cyclohydrolase IIa, with the translated sequence MVCQITVIKLEGYGPWTLKLGSDREYRLQMLQALIYADLQEYFSAKNGLVFSNRFDEFVAVTNQITLQDHKEILDKISKKNKKIKLSMTIGIGKTPLDSDKKIRKIRKEKNNSSIDSIFAIEKEHGLQGNSYQKNRNSRIGQISNQNDKDIKDLKIIHIDVDSSTSMTKNLSTYEITNLLLKLQLQISDLFLKEDSLTFFLGGDNFMVVANNDLNISKITTIINGIMKSFSIKLNCGIGNGNNARTAAKFATKSLDQIREYRKNGKTLNVFESS
- a CDS encoding 2,5-diamino-6-(ribosylamino)-4(3H)-pyrimidinone 5'-phosphate reductase, coding for MKVILNAASSIDGRIATWKGDTKISSESDLRRVHKLRSEVDAILVGITTVIKDDPLLTSRKIPGRKINDHNHLSKGNPVRIIVDGKAKISLDSTIVRTAKKIETRIAVTENAPLKKLRKLQELGLKILVIDNDPNDISRVDLEKLFDCLERDGISKILVEGGGEINWSLIKNNLFDELIVTIAPLIIGGKNATALVGGKGYDTILESAKVKLFKIQKKNTGEIVLCYKNINKVKMKTNKK